The Hordeum vulgare subsp. vulgare chromosome 7H, MorexV3_pseudomolecules_assembly, whole genome shotgun sequence DNA window GAAAGCTGCTCGGGCCATCATTGTACTCTCCACCGTTGCAAAGCTCTAATGGAGCCAGAAACAGGCATATTTGGGGGGAAACGCCTTCGTCCTGTGGCCAGGATTCGCCGACAAGCCGTTGAAGAAGCCCCACCGTCACCGTCGAGCTCAGGCCATCACTGTGTTCTCCACCTCTTCTTGTTATCTGTACGGGACTACTTCTGTTCAGATGAACAGTGCTGATGGCACGggttaagagcatcttcaacaggcgcgcttcgcgccgcgcttAAAAAACTAGTTTGCCGCGCGCTGGTCGCCTGGTTTGGCGCGTCGcacagcgctggctccagcagtagctgtaaaatgcagcgcgcgcttcGCTCCAGCAGCGCGCTAAAATGCAACGCGCGCGCCGCTGTAGCAGCGCCCAAATATATGGCATTTGGacaaaaaatagtttgaaacattcatcaaaatgtaatgaacatgtgaaatttaacacaaacaagttgatgaataaaagtcatgcccacaagttcatccaaccaagtttaaAATACAAACGAAGTTCAaaatacaagttcatccaacaaagttgaagacatataacacatcaatcatcttcctcgtcgtcttcctcttcttccgaagacgattcttccgccttcgaagatgaatcttcctccctaacctcatcacgcaccgcatcacgtgtagctccgacggtcttggcaagatcttcaacggcattttcatgggtatgtgtgtgaggcacatcgaaagacattccacccatggccggaggtgcacccatgcctcccatgagagaagcaaaactcatgccacccatgcctcccatagagttggagggtgctccaaagccacccatgcctcccatagcgttggagggggctccaaagccacccatacctcccatggcggccggaggtgcacccatgcctcccatggctccgaagccacccaagcctcccatggcgccgaggcccatgcctcccatgacgCCGAGGCCAGCTccacccatgccgccaaggccaccgccacccatgccgccaaggccaccgccacccattgtgcggatcatggctcttttttgaatcaacacttcttcacgggcaaggttgacatatttcttttgcgcatcattgaacaaagatgtgtcaagaagaacaagtgcttttcccattccaacaacttagctcgctcctccatgcccaccttcctctcctccaatgccactttcctctcctcggcggccaccctcctctcctcggccgtcaacctcctctcctcggccacggcatcttggttccttgccattttcctcacctcgttcgcttcttttcttgccttcacaatagcttccatagtatttgtgagctcatcatctcctttcctcttcttcttttcggttttgtccttcttgcacccatccggtcgttttggtttcgagtatgaaaccgacttgggtgtggggcttctcttgccgtcatcacttgatgcatcctcctcctcctcatcatcattcaaTTCAATTGTGCGCTTGCGtttgttgctcaaatgcaaatcatccaaatctttacgcttcttccatttctcatcatccttcaacacttcgtcgaacacgtggtgcgcgtcggccgccggctcaacgagtgagctcgccggcgcttcggtagacgccgcgccggtccgccgccctgcaagcttcttcttcgtcttcgagctgccggagccgtccgtcgtcttcttcttcgcggatgtttttcctttcttccgctccgacggtgcggcggcggcatGGGACGGCGCCGGCGCGGTCATCCGCGGCGGCGAGAAGAGGCTGTGCGCGAGGCCGACGGTaggcggagctccggcggcggcggcggcgccagcgCCAACGCCCGCCGCGGTAGGGTTTTCGGCGGCTGcggcgacgggggggggggggggggggtcgcggctGTACAGCGGGGTCAGCGGGGTGCCGttgtgcgcgtccatggtggcaggGGCGCTGGCGCCGGCGCGCGCGGGAGCAAAGGAGGAAGAAAAGGGGAGAGTTCGCGCGCGCGCTCGAGTCTGCCGCGCGCGAAGTTGACACCCGAAATACACAGCGCGGGATGGGGCTATGGCCAGCGCACCCAActcgttttagcgcgcgcgcggttttaacgcgcccgctggagctgtcCGTCGCGTTGCGCGCgctatatttgccttttttgcagcgcggcgctagtatagcgcggctgttggagatgctctaagtaaGGCCCCTTGTTTGCTCCAACATATACCGGGCATTGTTTCCTGCCATGCTCCTCACAAGCAAGCAATCACATTTTTTGCTCACACCATTATTGTCCTCTCCACCTTGTGCTTCTCTGCTGTGTTATTACGCCGTGTTCCAATGGCGACCTCGACGGTGATCAATGTCGTTGTCCAACCACTGGTCACGGTCGTGATGGACAAGGCGTCCAACTACCTCCTCGACAAGTACAAGGTGATGAAGGGCATGGAGGAGCAGCGTGAGATCCTCAAGCGCAGGCTGCCCGCCATCCTCGACATCATCGCCGACGCCGAGCAGGTGGCAGCCCACAGGGAAGGGGCAGCAGCCTGGCTCCAGGCCATCAAGAAGGTGACTTACCAGGCGAATGAAGTCTTCGATGAGTTCAAGTACGAGGCGCTTCGTCGCAAGGCCAAAAAGGAGGGACACTACAAGGAGCTTGGCTTCGGTGTGGTAAAACTCTTTCCAACCCACAACCGCTTCATATTCCGTAATAGGATGGGAAGAAAGCTCCGCAAGATTGTGCGGTCCATTGATGTCCTTGTGACTGAGATGAATGCCTTTGGCTTTAAGTATCAACAGCAAGTGCCGGTTTCGAATCAGTTGCGGCAGACGGATCATGTTATCTCCGATCCAAAGAGAATCACCAGCAGGTCGAGAGACAAAGATAAGGAGAAACTTGTTGATATGCTAGTTGGTCAAGCTAACAATGCAGATCTCACAGTTGTTCCCATCGTTGGAATGGGGGGTCTGGGCAAGACCACGTTAGCACAACTAGTTTACAATGAACCTGAAATTCAGAAGCATTTTGACTTGCTGGTATGGGTATGTGTCTCTGACTGCTTTGATGTGGATTCTCTGTCTCAAAGTATAGTTGAAGcagctcccaagaagaagaaggatgatagaaaagaaGATTCTGGGAAGAATAATGACACTCCAAAAGCAGCTCACGGGACGAATAATGATGATACAGAAGCAGGTTCCGGGAAGGAGAAGGATAGTACAAAAGCAGGTCCTCGGAGGAAGAAGGGTGATACAGAAGCAGGTTCCGGGAGGAAGAATAATAGGACAAAAGCAGGTCCTTGGAAGAATAAGGGTGGCACAGAAGCCGCAACTGCTTCAAAGAACAACCTTCAGAAATTAGTGAGTGGGCAGAGATACCTCCTTGTACTGGATGATGTTTGGGAACGACAGGTTGGTATCTGGGAAAAGCTCAAGGCCTGCCTTCAACATGGTGGCAGGGGTAGTGCGGTCTTGACAACAACTCGTGATGAAGGAGTGGCTAAAAACATGGGTACTATTAAAGCTTATAATCTCACAGCTGTGGAGGATGAATTCATAAAGGAAATTATCGAGACAAGTGCATTCAGCCGTTTTCAGAATGAAGAGGAAAGGCCTGCCGGGTTGGTGAATATGGTTGATGAGCTTGTGAAGAGATGTGTTGGCTCTCCTTTAGCTGCAACAGCACTGGGCTCTGTACTGCATACCAAGTCCAGCGAGGTAGAATGGAATGCTGTATTAAGCAGAAACATCATTTGCACCGAGGAGACTGGTATCTTACCAATACTCAAGCTCAGTTACAACGACTTGCCGTCTTATATGAAGCAGTGCTTTGCTTTTTGTGCCATGTTTCCCAAAGGTTACGAGATTGATGTGGACAAGCTGATCCGACTATGGATCGCACATGGCTTTATCATCCAGGAAAAACAAGTTTGTCTTGAAACCATTGGCAAACAGATTTTTGATGAGCTGGTCTCAAGGTCATTCTTTCAGGATGTGAAACAAGTCCAAGCCACATCCAGTGAAATTGAACATGATGGGGCATGTTATTCCAGAACTACATGCAAAATCCATGATCTTATGCATGATGTTGCACTTTCTGTAATGGAGAAGGAATGTGCCTTGGCAACTGAGAAACCTGGCAAAATTGACGCTGTTGCTACAGCTACGGGACCAAGTCAGAGTGAGTGGCTTCTAGACACCACTCAACATTTATTTTTGTCATGCAAGGAACCAGAAAAAGAATTGAATAGCTCTCTGGATAACAGCTCTCCAGCTATCCGAACACTTCTGTGTGATAGTCGTATGGAAAATTCATCATTGCAGCATCTATCAAAATACAGCTCTTTGCAAGCATTAAAGCTCTGTTTGCGGGGTTCATTTCCGCTGAAACCAAAGCATTTACATCACCTGAGGTACCTAGATCTCTCAAGAAGTAAATATATCAAATCACTTCCTGAAGATATGAGCATTCTATACAACCTGCAAACGCTGAACCTCTCTGGCTGCATACGTCTTTGTGAACTTCCAAGACAAATGAAGTATATGACTGCCCTCCGTCACCTTTACACTCATGGTTGTCCAATGCTGGAGAGCATGCCTGGAGACCTCTCAAAACTGACAGCCCTACAGACACTTACATGTTTTGTAGCAAGCAGTGACTCTAATTGCAGCAATGTTGGTCAGCTCGGTAGCTTGAACCTTGGTGGTCAATTAGAGCTATGTCATCTGGAGAACGTGAAAGAAGATGCTGCAGGAGATGCAAACCTCGTGAAAAAGAAGGAACTAACAGAACTGACATTAAAATGGAGCGTTGGATTGGATAACATTGTCGGTGAACGCAGCAGTCGGGATGATGCAAGACTGCTCGAGCAACTTAAACCTCATGATGGGTTGCACGCTATAAGGATACACGCCTATGGAGCCACCACCTTTCCAACATGGACAGCTATGTTGCAAAACATTGTTGTGGTCCATCTTTCTGGTTGTAACAAACTGCAATGGTTCCTTAGCGATGACACTAATACATCCTTTGTATTTGCAAATCTGAAGGAGCTGACATTGCAAGAGCTTGTCTGTTTTGAGAGATGGTGGAAAAAAGATAATGGAACGCAAGAAGTGATCATGTTTCCTCGGCTTGAGAAGTTGTGTATTAGTCATTGTGAAAAGTTGACTGCATTGCCAGGGCAACCGACCTTCCCTAACCTCCAGAACACTTGTATTGAGAGATGTCCAGAGTTGACAACTAGATTTGAATCACCAAAGCTCAGTGTATTAAAGATAGAAGGATGTGATGTACATTTGTTCCAGTGGGTAGCCAGGCATATGACTTCATTGACCAACCTGGATCTGCATAGCATTCTGGACAGTAAAGAAACAACCTCGGTGGCCGCTGAGCATGGTTTAAAGGAAGTAGTGGATGGCATGGACAAATGGAGTGATCATGATTTTCCTCTGACAGTT harbors:
- the LOC123412215 gene encoding putative disease resistance protein RGA4, whose product is MATSTVINVVVQPLVTVVMDKASNYLLDKYKVMKGMEEQREILKRRLPAILDIIADAEQVAAHREGAAAWLQAIKKVTYQANEVFDEFKYEALRRKAKKEGHYKELGFGVVKLFPTHNRFIFRNRMGRKLRKIVRSIDVLVTEMNAFGFKYQQQVPVSNQLRQTDHVISDPKRITSRSRDKDKEKLVDMLVGQANNADLTVVPIVGMGGLGKTTLAQLVYNEPEIQKHFDLLVWVCVSDCFDVDSLSQSIVEAAPKKKKDDRKEDSGKNNDTPKAAHGTNNDDTEAGSGKEKDSTKAGPRRKKGDTEAGSGRKNNRTKAGPWKNKGGTEAATASKNNLQKLVSGQRYLLVLDDVWERQVGIWEKLKACLQHGGRGSAVLTTTRDEGVAKNMGTIKAYNLTAVEDEFIKEIIETSAFSRFQNEEERPAGLVNMVDELVKRCVGSPLAATALGSVLHTKSSEVEWNAVLSRNIICTEETGILPILKLSYNDLPSYMKQCFAFCAMFPKGYEIDVDKLIRLWIAHGFIIQEKQVCLETIGKQIFDELVSRSFFQDVKQVQATSSEIEHDGACYSRTTCKIHDLMHDVALSVMEKECALATEKPGKIDAVATATGPSQSEWLLDTTQHLFLSCKEPEKELNSSLDNSSPAIRTLLCDSRMENSSLQHLSKYSSLQALKLCLRGSFPLKPKHLHHLRYLDLSRSKYIKSLPEDMSILYNLQTLNLSGCIRLCELPRQMKYMTALRHLYTHGCPMLESMPGDLSKLTALQTLTCFVASSDSNCSNVGQLGSLNLGGQLELCHLENVKEDAAGDANLVKKKELTELTLKWSVGLDNIVGERSSRDDARLLEQLKPHDGLHAIRIHAYGATTFPTWTAMLQNIVVVHLSGCNKLQWFLSDDTNTSFVFANLKELTLQELVCFERWWKKDNGTQEVIMFPRLEKLCISHCEKLTALPGQPTFPNLQNTCIERCPELTTRFESPKLSVLKIEGCDVHLFQWVARHMTSLTNLDLHSILDSKETTSVAAEHGLKEVVDGMDKWSDHDFPLTVLVLQNFQLGVTELCSCFVHLQDLSFCRCHALLHWPEKEFEGLVSLRKLKIDQCENLTGYAQDSTKPSTSLETSQLLPRLDVLVLLKCESLVEVFNVPASLTVMEIMCCKKLESISGRRLQQGQSASSIHQGPSSIAEVSSSSSSPGDCAENLEKLKIAECDSLKGALHLPSPLKVLYIVNCGGLTYLQSRSGELSSLERLILRSCNSLASLPDGPQEYSYLQRLTVKSCPGIKTFPASLQKRLPNIQKKNIDAHYYEEASRPIPIPLKPKTWPYAIRRN